The Pseudomonas orientalis genome contains a region encoding:
- a CDS encoding membrane-targeted effector domain-containing toxin, whose product MSTSNPPAASPPLQETLTHLLEIDPALRTQTQEPAVLPPELLALEKINTTLINANKILLARSRSLFEALALADLTQEAGKTLLAQLKTDLNKHLQGLDEASTVDNQGRKSYLIQTAGLAALEQQAKLDMRDYLLAPAEQRMVEDCSRSPDYRPGMYSLNFSYQDNTVEFAGAFVLTRKSSPVVDNLTSGKDVGQVLLFTPSRGLEAFDSLAQLDQRLKATLALPAGQEEFCQHLPVRYQALDVDDIWPLQLLPIDDEPLFEHTCNAIIDKRSQDIDWALSLVENPLHEATLLQSALDNAVKAALPDLSSRLAFRRQQLLERSVYNSLPHWYRNAAATDQQTLSRFMQDYNQARATYIELLGPVASPQALANFQLTEYLDEALEIHDLDPHHLNITTRRNVTNVGTYEQTRNLVQLSYDGLHTGDELPGSDFLANTTLAYAGAALQGDHAIVNAQSLLDLLREPGLQPRLDFAALQKKMQADTEFNKAARDLFDHRLVLLAFIARLRGDLSQADHSLFDTLRAGTNPRLCARTVLLHGAQLKDLWLLREEDADGQIRRLLLCTPDSPRERQFLVFATERECQTHIIGWADDKTRHKGRTMSDYLLEQCPLRFRPKMGTFLAGLGFRPDAKEHEEVTFGPVCSHTVCLDAMVVHSQSAAQDDYEYSTPLWYRSAKPQDRTRLTRLAEDAAGALRVYNAMPDSEANFITFNAYLHDKAKLSLNSLLGRTQNDVDPDSVYISAPWPLLGGMPKPITYTRLYRDGYTDNVGFIDPKFSTSATFSGPVGVDLSRLTPQNVSRSVTGVWIGQRYTDEVRAKLQSASSPGYARRRDATLAITQLQMKYAALDCCLRGHIARVDLTWLERAIDSLGDTAAATRSTYPVHRLMLDGDWVMGNYLFSHADNPVLLYTPNAPDGISFREAKLFNYWLKKVDGVSGYLQGRVPVQSQVRIGMFLKTARDGLPATIDRTTPSPARYDRTTSDTTLIDLRNDLYNMVLQRKIDDVIATTVNRTEMIMGILWTCVELVTAIATIPFPVLSLGLGGLLAFKDAMLAISAYQQGDMAGALRHYIGYLANVGGAVLFDFRPALKGPFNTLSIRPVTKAIQQTTLINDIDPGIAAGMQPVMFKGKPFWIKSTPDSLGRHLLFHHDPVTGQMQSTARLVNKNTDGHWIRSGVAAGGRRKTYTVLQEEVDQPLARYEIASEQGKYFRTALNPEYVRNVVNYPDDVIAQGVREGAHFDLKPLRESYPNQVKHLTEDAQALYASPPARADRTGLPVLAPDSSPSTVLATLFPLKKRLIIGASNTSVASKQLLIENLPALAAQGLKRLHIENLPADIFRTKLKIINGETKGNLAHALKQVEDHLARVDAALGWDADAPFTFRKLMLEAHRHKVAIDGVDASSSYHMEHVLELSEKERFIPRNSQLRNFYSHQALAQNDPDDGWIALVDHVRIGSTDEVPGLADLQNVIALRVDDAIPGQAVGILPDTSSAALSRGDYKLTMATTAQTLPKAGPSRTVQVPPSPSHYNEFDLPASFKPDLDEMVHRHQSFDTHYGPAAGDPYHPARQAFEQTRNRLDEAAKKAFTAYTPLPRPDFADLARATSEEAFIRQLYKKIRGLVIGESHLDTYSKQFLIKYMKLLKKEGVETLYLEHLFTDLHQAELELFYRTSKMPKNLKRYLRAQDAGHMHSYTGPDTYTNVVKAANKAGIRVRALDCTASYYVKGMNTNNPRTNLFNYFANEVIKADQLAQGPHKWVALMGDTHCDTYLGVPGIAQLQDGVSLRIRDVPPTQALPLQRGGWEFAEGQIGSPGTKAMRSDFKLHAGIAGKRAPSPKTAPNRAWLRNVDDFLIEQPSSTEANVVFRTILGGQASAPIKIDDLGKFFVEDFPLLKDKRFTTLEQVSQALKDDAYMTPVSATTLPSARLRTIGDALIERPTILDTWLVHHSNSGEVVRTLIEQDASNQFFIKRWNLDNRRFRTVEHLIEALKREVHLSFVTPTASPRTRLVSAGQFVVEQRASPPQATVIHRSGDMNIYSTVVETNAEGQFSIDRWPQLQNKRYPTLDDLIDALLKDVGLTAAS is encoded by the coding sequence ATGAGCACGTCGAACCCACCAGCAGCATCACCGCCGCTTCAAGAAACACTTACCCACCTGCTTGAAATCGACCCGGCACTGCGTACTCAAACCCAGGAGCCTGCCGTATTACCACCTGAACTGCTTGCGCTGGAAAAAATCAACACTACCCTGATCAACGCCAACAAAATCTTGCTGGCGAGGTCACGCAGTTTGTTTGAGGCATTGGCACTGGCAGACCTTACTCAAGAGGCCGGAAAAACATTACTCGCCCAGCTCAAAACCGACTTGAACAAGCACCTGCAAGGCCTTGACGAAGCCAGCACCGTGGACAATCAAGGCCGCAAGAGCTACCTCATCCAAACGGCTGGCCTTGCAGCGTTGGAGCAGCAGGCCAAACTTGATATGCGCGATTACCTGCTGGCCCCCGCCGAGCAGCGCATGGTTGAAGACTGCTCCCGAAGCCCGGACTATCGACCGGGGATGTACTCGCTCAACTTCAGCTACCAGGACAACACCGTAGAGTTTGCCGGGGCCTTTGTGCTTACGCGCAAATCCAGCCCAGTCGTGGATAACCTGACGTCCGGGAAAGACGTCGGCCAAGTCCTGTTGTTCACCCCAAGCCGAGGCCTGGAGGCCTTCGACTCGCTGGCGCAACTGGACCAGCGACTCAAGGCGACGCTGGCGTTGCCGGCGGGCCAGGAGGAATTCTGCCAACACCTGCCTGTGCGTTATCAGGCGCTGGACGTCGATGACATCTGGCCTTTGCAATTGCTGCCCATCGACGACGAGCCATTGTTCGAACATACCTGCAACGCGATCATCGACAAGCGCAGCCAGGACATCGATTGGGCATTGAGCCTGGTTGAAAACCCGCTGCACGAGGCAACGCTGCTCCAGTCAGCCCTGGACAACGCGGTGAAGGCCGCACTGCCAGACTTGTCGTCACGCTTGGCGTTCAGGCGCCAACAGCTACTGGAGCGCAGCGTCTATAACAGCTTGCCGCACTGGTATCGCAATGCAGCTGCGACGGACCAGCAAACCCTGAGTCGTTTCATGCAGGATTACAATCAGGCCCGGGCCACCTATATCGAGTTGCTGGGGCCTGTCGCTTCGCCTCAAGCGCTGGCAAATTTCCAGTTGACCGAGTATCTGGACGAAGCGCTGGAAATCCACGACCTGGACCCGCACCACCTGAACATCACCACCCGGCGCAACGTCACCAATGTCGGCACCTATGAGCAGACACGCAACCTGGTGCAGTTAAGCTATGACGGGCTGCACACCGGCGACGAGTTGCCGGGCTCTGATTTTTTGGCTAATACCACCCTGGCCTACGCGGGCGCGGCACTGCAAGGCGACCATGCCATTGTGAACGCGCAGAGCCTGCTCGACCTACTGCGCGAACCCGGCCTGCAACCGCGCCTGGACTTTGCCGCGCTACAAAAAAAAATGCAGGCCGATACTGAATTCAACAAGGCTGCTCGCGACCTGTTTGATCATCGGCTGGTGTTGCTGGCCTTTATCGCCCGGTTGCGAGGCGACCTGAGCCAGGCAGACCATAGCCTGTTCGACACGTTGCGAGCCGGTACGAACCCGCGCCTGTGCGCGCGAACCGTGCTGCTGCATGGCGCGCAACTCAAAGACCTGTGGTTATTGCGCGAGGAGGATGCCGACGGCCAAATCCGGCGCTTGCTGTTGTGCACCCCGGATTCGCCACGTGAGCGACAGTTCCTGGTATTTGCCACCGAGCGCGAATGCCAGACGCATATCATCGGTTGGGCCGATGACAAAACGCGGCATAAGGGTCGCACCATGAGCGACTACCTGTTGGAGCAATGCCCGCTGCGTTTTCGCCCGAAGATGGGCACCTTCCTCGCCGGGCTGGGCTTCAGGCCCGACGCAAAGGAGCACGAAGAGGTGACATTCGGCCCTGTGTGCTCCCACACGGTCTGCCTGGACGCCATGGTCGTTCATTCGCAAAGCGCAGCGCAGGACGACTACGAATACAGCACCCCGCTCTGGTATCGCTCGGCCAAGCCGCAAGACCGAACCCGTTTGACCCGCCTTGCCGAAGATGCCGCAGGTGCCTTGCGCGTCTATAACGCCATGCCCGATTCAGAAGCGAACTTCATTACCTTCAATGCCTACCTGCACGATAAAGCCAAACTGAGCCTGAACAGTTTGCTGGGCCGCACTCAGAATGATGTTGACCCGGACAGCGTATACATTTCGGCGCCGTGGCCACTGCTGGGCGGTATGCCGAAGCCCATCACCTATACCCGGCTGTACAGAGACGGCTACACGGATAACGTCGGGTTTATCGACCCGAAATTTTCCACCTCGGCCACGTTCAGCGGCCCGGTGGGAGTGGACCTGAGTCGCTTGACCCCGCAGAACGTATCAAGGTCGGTAACGGGTGTATGGATCGGTCAACGCTACACCGACGAGGTTCGTGCCAAGTTGCAAAGCGCGAGTAGCCCTGGTTACGCCAGAAGGCGCGACGCCACCTTGGCGATCACACAATTGCAGATGAAGTACGCAGCGCTCGATTGCTGCCTGCGCGGCCATATCGCCCGGGTCGACTTGACCTGGCTGGAGCGTGCCATCGACAGCCTGGGCGATACGGCGGCTGCGACCCGCTCCACCTACCCTGTACATCGCCTGATGCTTGACGGCGATTGGGTGATGGGCAACTACCTGTTCAGCCACGCCGATAACCCGGTTTTGCTCTACACCCCCAACGCACCCGATGGCATCAGCTTTCGTGAGGCGAAGCTGTTCAACTACTGGCTGAAAAAAGTCGACGGCGTGTCGGGTTACCTGCAGGGTCGGGTGCCGGTCCAGTCCCAGGTACGGATCGGGATGTTTCTGAAGACTGCCCGCGATGGATTGCCAGCGACGATTGACCGTACCACTCCAAGCCCGGCGCGCTATGACCGGACAACCTCCGACACAACGCTGATAGACCTGCGCAATGACCTCTACAACATGGTATTGCAGCGAAAAATTGATGATGTGATTGCCACCACAGTCAATCGAACCGAGATGATCATGGGGATTCTCTGGACGTGCGTAGAACTGGTCACCGCCATCGCCACCATCCCTTTTCCCGTATTGAGCCTGGGCCTGGGTGGTTTGCTGGCGTTCAAGGACGCGATGCTCGCCATCAGTGCCTACCAGCAGGGTGACATGGCCGGGGCCTTGAGACACTACATCGGCTACCTGGCTAACGTGGGCGGTGCTGTGTTGTTTGACTTTCGCCCGGCCCTGAAAGGCCCTTTCAATACACTGTCCATCAGACCCGTTACTAAAGCGATACAGCAGACCACGCTGATCAACGATATTGACCCAGGCATTGCTGCCGGAATGCAACCGGTGATGTTCAAGGGCAAACCGTTCTGGATCAAGAGCACACCGGATTCTCTGGGGCGGCATCTGCTGTTTCACCATGACCCGGTCACCGGGCAAATGCAGTCGACTGCACGTTTGGTCAACAAGAATACCGATGGCCACTGGATACGCTCCGGGGTTGCCGCAGGCGGGCGCAGAAAGACCTACACGGTACTCCAGGAGGAAGTGGACCAGCCACTGGCGCGCTACGAGATTGCATCCGAGCAAGGCAAGTACTTCAGAACAGCGCTCAACCCTGAATATGTGCGCAACGTCGTCAACTATCCGGATGACGTTATTGCGCAGGGCGTACGTGAAGGGGCCCATTTTGATTTGAAGCCTCTACGTGAGAGCTATCCCAATCAGGTGAAACACCTGACTGAAGATGCGCAGGCGCTTTACGCCTCGCCTCCAGCACGCGCGGACCGCACCGGTTTGCCGGTACTGGCACCGGATTCCAGCCCGTCTACCGTACTTGCCACCCTGTTCCCACTCAAGAAGCGGCTGATCATTGGCGCATCCAATACCAGCGTTGCCAGTAAGCAGTTACTGATCGAAAACCTGCCGGCCCTGGCAGCGCAAGGACTCAAGCGCTTGCACATCGAAAACCTTCCGGCCGATATTTTTCGCACCAAACTCAAAATAATCAACGGCGAAACCAAGGGCAATCTTGCGCATGCCTTGAAGCAGGTCGAGGACCATCTGGCGCGGGTCGACGCAGCCTTGGGCTGGGATGCAGATGCGCCTTTTACCTTCCGTAAACTGATGCTTGAAGCCCACCGGCACAAGGTCGCGATCGACGGCGTGGATGCCTCGAGCTCCTATCATATGGAGCATGTGCTGGAGCTCTCTGAGAAAGAGCGATTTATCCCGCGTAACAGTCAACTCAGAAACTTCTATTCCCACCAGGCGCTTGCGCAAAACGATCCCGATGATGGCTGGATCGCCCTGGTAGATCACGTTCGCATAGGCAGTACCGACGAGGTGCCGGGGCTGGCCGACTTGCAGAATGTCATCGCCTTGCGTGTGGATGATGCTATCCCAGGCCAGGCAGTGGGCATCCTGCCTGATACATCCTCCGCCGCGCTTTCCCGGGGTGATTACAAGCTGACAATGGCCACCACCGCCCAAACCTTGCCGAAGGCCGGCCCCTCGAGAACGGTACAGGTCCCCCCATCACCGTCTCATTACAATGAGTTTGATCTGCCCGCATCGTTCAAACCGGACCTGGACGAGATGGTGCACAGGCATCAAAGCTTTGACACCCACTACGGACCTGCAGCGGGAGACCCGTACCATCCGGCGCGGCAGGCGTTCGAGCAAACACGCAATCGCCTGGATGAAGCCGCCAAAAAGGCTTTTACCGCTTACACGCCACTGCCCCGCCCGGACTTCGCCGACCTCGCCAGGGCGACCAGTGAGGAGGCATTTATCAGGCAGCTGTATAAAAAGATACGGGGACTGGTTATCGGCGAATCCCATCTTGATACCTACAGCAAACAGTTCCTGATCAAATACATGAAGCTGTTGAAGAAGGAGGGCGTCGAGACCTTGTACCTGGAGCACCTGTTCACCGATCTGCATCAGGCGGAACTGGAGCTTTTCTACCGCACGAGCAAAATGCCGAAGAACCTGAAACGCTATCTGAGAGCGCAAGATGCCGGCCATATGCACAGTTATACCGGGCCCGACACCTACACCAATGTGGTCAAAGCCGCGAACAAGGCGGGCATTCGTGTGCGTGCGCTCGATTGTACGGCCAGCTATTACGTTAAAGGCATGAACACGAACAACCCCCGCACGAACCTTTTCAACTATTTCGCCAATGAGGTGATCAAGGCCGACCAGTTGGCACAGGGCCCGCATAAATGGGTAGCGCTCATGGGGGACACCCACTGCGATACGTACTTGGGTGTCCCGGGCATTGCGCAATTGCAGGATGGGGTCAGCTTGAGGATACGCGATGTTCCCCCCACCCAGGCATTACCGCTGCAGAGGGGAGGATGGGAATTCGCCGAGGGGCAGATTGGCTCTCCCGGGACAAAAGCCATGCGCAGTGACTTCAAATTGCACGCCGGTATTGCCGGTAAGCGCGCGCCGTCGCCTAAAACTGCACCGAATCGCGCATGGCTGAGAAATGTCGACGATTTCCTGATCGAGCAGCCCTCAAGCACTGAAGCCAATGTGGTCTTCCGTACCATTCTCGGAGGGCAGGCGAGCGCCCCTATTAAAATTGACGACCTGGGGAAGTTCTTTGTTGAAGATTTTCCGCTATTGAAAGATAAACGTTTCACAACGTTGGAACAGGTGAGCCAGGCACTTAAAGACGACGCGTATATGACCCCCGTTTCCGCTACGACCCTGCCGAGCGCGCGGCTGAGAACCATCGGCGACGCCCTGATCGAGCGACCTACTATTCTTGATACCTGGTTGGTCCACCATTCCAACAGCGGAGAAGTTGTTCGCACGCTTATTGAACAGGACGCCAGTAATCAGTTCTTTATTAAACGTTGGAACCTGGACAACAGGCGCTTCCGGACGGTCGAACATTTGATCGAGGCACTCAAGCGAGAAGTCCATTTGTCATTTGTCACCCCTACAGCTTCGCCCCGAACGCGGCTGGTATCGGCAGGTCAATTCGTGGTTGAGCAACGGGCTTCACCGCCTCAAGCCACTGTGATCCACCGCTCCGGTGATATGAATATATATTCCACCGTCGTTGAAACAAATGCCGAGGGGCAGTTCTCTATTGATCGTTGGCCGCAGTTGCAAAATAAACGTTATCCAACGCTGGATGATTTGATTGATGCCCTCTTAAAGGACGTGGGTTTGACCGCCGCTTCATAA